In Rhodoflexus caldus, the following proteins share a genomic window:
- a CDS encoding S46 family peptidase, which translates to MKKLLSAVICSAALAGTAQAQATFRADTVQAGKFDNGKMWTFDAPPKEFWKQTYGFEPTDQWLENVRLSALRFASWCSASFVSANGLVMTNHHCSRDVATKVQKAGENFNENGFYAAKLTDERRVADLYVDQLVKLEDITARVQQAMDKGKSDQEQIQLRESELAAIRKEYAEKDGWKGLELQTVTFYNGGRYSLYGFKRYKDVRLVMIPELQLGYYGGDYDNFTYPRYCLDFTFWRVYDDNGQPLKTNHYFKFNPTGAKEGEVAFVIGNPGRTSRQFTVADLEFMRDIQIPAQVMTLRNQSAALKKVYDRTKSDSILNMIFSMENTIKARSGALKALQDPYIIARRAAFEKQFKAAAMQKNKEAGSIWEAIANYRKEYRDVLPPVLASQAASTAFQAAQMVFMLAQPSAMDANTMKRMSEQVEKLGKPTEDELEADLFRADVMELVAILGESDMTVKQLLQGKTAAQFADEALKNTKVYDVAFRKSLIEKGMTAINDSQDPVVRMAALLMPRVLDANQKIPALNTALNAQRSKLARMLYDVYGTSIPPDATFSLRISDGVVKGYDYNGTKAPAVTNFYGLFELNTAFGQNSDWRLPKRWLEAKRTPEFLASPLNFVSTNDIIGGNSGSPMINRNGEAIGLIFDGNIESLEGDYIYRSDYNRTVSVHAGGIMAALKHVYKAKRLVTELETGK; encoded by the coding sequence ATGAAAAAACTGCTCTCGGCGGTGATTTGCTCGGCTGCGCTGGCAGGTACAGCACAGGCACAAGCCACGTTCCGTGCCGATACGGTACAGGCAGGAAAGTTTGACAATGGGAAAATGTGGACTTTTGATGCGCCGCCCAAAGAGTTTTGGAAACAAACTTACGGTTTTGAGCCAACCGACCAATGGCTGGAAAATGTACGCCTCAGTGCGCTGCGTTTCGCTTCTTGGTGCTCGGCTTCTTTTGTGTCTGCCAATGGTTTGGTGATGACCAACCACCATTGCAGCCGCGATGTAGCTACCAAAGTGCAAAAGGCAGGCGAAAATTTCAATGAAAACGGCTTTTATGCAGCCAAACTAACCGATGAGCGCCGCGTGGCCGATTTGTACGTAGACCAGTTGGTAAAATTAGAAGACATCACTGCGCGCGTGCAACAGGCAATGGACAAAGGCAAAAGTGACCAAGAACAAATCCAACTGCGCGAGTCGGAACTTGCCGCCATCCGTAAAGAGTATGCAGAAAAAGACGGCTGGAAAGGTTTAGAACTGCAAACAGTTACTTTCTACAACGGTGGCCGCTACTCGCTCTACGGCTTCAAACGCTACAAAGATGTGCGTTTGGTGATGATTCCGGAATTGCAATTGGGCTACTACGGCGGCGATTATGACAACTTTACCTATCCACGCTATTGTTTGGACTTCACATTTTGGCGCGTGTATGACGACAACGGTCAGCCGCTGAAAACCAACCACTACTTTAAATTTAACCCAACCGGCGCGAAAGAAGGCGAAGTGGCTTTCGTAATCGGCAATCCGGGACGCACCAGCCGTCAGTTTACGGTAGCCGACTTGGAATTTATGCGCGATATTCAGATTCCTGCACAGGTAATGACGCTGCGCAACCAGTCTGCCGCCCTGAAAAAGGTATATGACCGCACCAAGAGCGACAGCATACTGAACATGATTTTCAGCATGGAAAACACCATCAAAGCGCGTTCAGGTGCGTTAAAAGCCTTACAAGACCCATACATCATCGCACGCCGTGCGGCCTTTGAAAAGCAGTTCAAAGCAGCCGCCATGCAGAAAAATAAAGAAGCCGGCAGCATTTGGGAAGCTATCGCCAACTATCGCAAAGAATACCGCGATGTATTACCTCCTGTTTTGGCCTCACAAGCGGCATCTACTGCCTTTCAGGCTGCGCAAATGGTATTTATGCTGGCGCAACCTTCGGCAATGGATGCAAACACCATGAAGCGCATGAGCGAGCAGGTAGAAAAACTCGGCAAACCTACCGAGGATGAACTGGAAGCCGACTTGTTCCGCGCCGATGTGATGGAGTTGGTGGCGATTCTGGGTGAAAGCGATATGACCGTGAAGCAATTATTGCAAGGCAAAACCGCTGCCCAATTTGCCGATGAAGCACTCAAAAACACCAAAGTTTACGATGTTGCTTTCCGCAAATCGCTGATAGAAAAAGGCATGACGGCCATCAATGATTCGCAAGACCCTGTGGTGCGCATGGCTGCCCTGCTGATGCCGCGCGTGCTGGATGCCAACCAAAAAATTCCAGCACTGAACACTGCCCTGAACGCACAGCGCAGCAAACTGGCGCGTATGCTGTATGACGTGTACGGCACATCCATTCCGCCCGATGCTACCTTCTCGCTGCGTATTTCCGACGGCGTTGTAAAAGGGTATGACTACAACGGCACCAAAGCGCCTGCCGTAACCAATTTCTACGGATTGTTTGAACTGAATACAGCTTTCGGACAAAATTCGGACTGGAGGCTGCCTAAGCGCTGGTTGGAAGCTAAACGCACACCTGAGTTCCTTGCTTCTCCGCTCAACTTCGTAAGCACCAACGATATCATCGGCGGCAACTCCGGCAGCCCGATGATTAACCGCAACGGCGAAGCCATCGGCCTGATTTTCGATGGTAACATAGAAAGCCTCGAAGGCGACTATATCTACCGTTCGGACTACAACCGCACTGTTTCTGTACATGCCGGCGGTATCATGGCCGCTTTGAAACATGTGTACAAAGCAAAACGCTTAGTAACCGAACTGGAAACAGGTAAGTAA
- a CDS encoding SusD/RagB family nutrient-binding outer membrane lipoprotein, with amino-acid sequence MKNKWMLLALLLVIPFSSCNKFLDVNKDPFLPQEAQPHLYLPQLIYAMGEGPMFDVRFIGRYTQYWQQTTANDNYDRMGRRAVGGGLVGSQTYRNHYWAIGSNLNQIQRIAQQRGFRSYQGICTAIRAYSWQISTDLFGEMPYRQAWDNTLATFEYDSQKFIYQETDKLCDQALRELDDRSGTPDPNLPRFESIYGGDTDKWKRFVFAIKARLANHISNKRSYNPQRVIELVDQAFRNNDDDALLRFTTTAGVRSDFYSFMGPSRANFNANRQGRMIVNLLNGTYFNNVTDPRLLGMFMPNATTNVVHGLVPTQGIPAGQTANFPTIYGKYIHQDGAPYPLVTYAELQFIKAEAAFRLGNRQLAYTAFVNGIRAHMERVGIAPAAINSYLQTAIPQNGTDLQLRHIMSQKYIALYGQIEIWSDLRRYNYDGNIFMGFQIPTNLAVENNGKPVQRMLPPSFSEEDWNSANFRANGGYDVDYHTKPMWFATNED; translated from the coding sequence ATGAAAAATAAATGGATGTTATTGGCGCTGCTGCTGGTTATACCCTTCAGTTCGTGCAATAAGTTTCTGGATGTGAACAAAGACCCATTCCTGCCACAGGAAGCGCAACCACATTTGTATTTGCCGCAACTAATTTATGCGATGGGCGAAGGGCCGATGTTTGATGTGCGCTTTATCGGGCGATATACGCAGTATTGGCAACAAACTACGGCCAACGATAACTACGACCGAATGGGTAGAAGAGCCGTAGGCGGCGGCCTTGTAGGCAGTCAAACATATCGCAATCATTATTGGGCAATTGGTTCTAACCTGAATCAGATTCAGCGCATTGCCCAACAGCGAGGTTTTCGGAGCTATCAGGGCATTTGTACTGCCATCCGCGCTTACAGTTGGCAAATCAGCACCGACCTCTTTGGCGAAATGCCCTACCGTCAGGCATGGGATAATACACTGGCAACTTTTGAATACGATTCTCAAAAGTTCATCTACCAAGAAACCGATAAGTTGTGCGACCAAGCTCTGCGCGAATTAGACGACCGCAGCGGCACTCCTGACCCCAACCTACCTCGCTTTGAAAGCATCTACGGCGGCGATACGGACAAGTGGAAGCGTTTTGTATTTGCCATCAAAGCCCGACTGGCCAACCATATTTCCAACAAGCGCTCCTACAATCCGCAGCGCGTTATTGAACTGGTTGACCAAGCATTCCGCAACAATGACGATGACGCACTGCTGCGCTTTACTACGACCGCGGGCGTTCGTTCCGATTTTTACAGCTTCATGGGGCCTTCGCGTGCCAACTTCAATGCTAACCGTCAGGGGCGCATGATTGTAAACCTGCTGAACGGCACATACTTCAACAACGTAACCGACCCGCGCCTGCTGGGTATGTTTATGCCCAATGCGACGACCAACGTAGTGCACGGTTTAGTACCTACACAGGGTATTCCTGCCGGACAAACTGCCAATTTCCCGACCATCTACGGCAAGTATATCCATCAGGATGGCGCGCCGTATCCGCTGGTTACTTATGCAGAGTTGCAGTTTATCAAGGCAGAAGCCGCTTTCAGGCTTGGCAATCGCCAACTGGCTTACACGGCCTTTGTGAATGGTATCCGTGCGCACATGGAGCGCGTAGGCATTGCGCCTGCGGCTATTAACAGCTACTTGCAAACAGCTATCCCGCAAAACGGCACCGATTTGCAATTGCGCCACATTATGTCGCAGAAATACATCGCCCTCTACGGACAAATTGAAATCTGGTCGGACTTGCGCCGCTACAACTACGATGGCAATATTTTCATGGGTTTCCAAATTCCGACCAACTTGGCAGTAGAGAACAACGGCAAGCCTGTTCAGCGCATGTTGCCGCCTTCGTTCTCCGAAGAGGATTGGAACAGCGCCAACTTCCGTGCAAACGGCGGCTACGACGTGGATTATCACACCAAACCGATGTGGTTTGCTACGAACGAGGATTAA
- a CDS encoding SusC/RagA family TonB-linked outer membrane protein, giving the protein MKQLYQMGYALLLICWAGIAFAQQRTLSGRVTSAEDGQAMPGVNVTVKGQNRGAVTDVDGRFSLVVDANAKTLVFSFIGMKTREVEIGNQSDFSISMQPDTRELKEVVVTAFGIERSKQEVSYAVQEVKGEELAETLRPNIVNSLQGRIAGVNVGLTGGTPGASSQIVLRGATSMDGNNQPLFVIDGVPVDNSTMREGFIVGDAPNRNADYTNRIADLNPNDIESVTVLKGPAAAALYGVDAAGGAIIITTKKGKKGSMKIEYSANSQWERITRFPQLQDVYGFSPFASGTLTATTSTATAPNVIMGFWGAEIPPGTPRYDNLRSVFKWGFNQMHSINISGGSDLFTYNASGSVFNQNGSIPNTKFDRNTFRLSTGAKLSEKLRLTTSVQYTNSFAKRPPVTKGAGSAYNIALTWPSTRDIRNTRGEDGALTGIADINNDGQADDVFDNPFFNLERNITQDKTNRVLLNGSLSYDVLDWLNVTGRLGYDNYYTYGMTFYDPQSWARFPNRNIARLVGGIFSEYENKSSLLNSFLLINAKKKFGDFNTAFTLGNYTEDKLYRVDSRYGENLADPDLLSISSTALATREVIARGTQRRLVSVFGELKLDYKNMVYLSVTGRNDWSSTMPRANRSFFYPSISGNAVISEILGLEPSGKVSFAKARISYAEVGKDAPPHQVLPALQEFTRTGGGYNVGFFGPNPDLVPERTTSFETGFDVKFFNNRLGIDFTYYRMTSRNQIVQPRLSYASGYILQILNSGEVENRGVEIMLNANPVRTNDFSWNLIGNFALNRNKVLSLPNGYTEFYLSDTWLAGGARAGYVPGESIMTITGNTMRRDANGNIVIANTGTLAGYPIRENTYTKIGNRQPLFNFGLTNNLKYKNFSLSFLFDLRWGGDVFNATDWALTNLGLSTRTLQRGQRVVFQGVLPDGTPNTREVELNRAYFSSLGTGSTAPGLIEELFIEKNIKALRLRDVTFTYTLPNNIFTGSKFVKNLQVTATGTNLWLLTNYTGADPDVNGLNASARGSGAMGFDYYSVPAPVAFALGLRAGF; this is encoded by the coding sequence ATGAAACAACTTTACCAAATGGGGTATGCTTTGTTGCTGATTTGCTGGGCAGGTATTGCCTTTGCACAGCAGCGTACCCTCTCGGGCAGGGTTACTTCCGCCGAAGACGGGCAGGCCATGCCCGGCGTGAACGTAACGGTTAAAGGGCAGAACAGAGGCGCCGTTACCGATGTGGACGGTCGCTTCTCGCTTGTGGTAGATGCCAATGCCAAAACATTGGTATTCAGTTTTATCGGTATGAAGACCCGCGAGGTAGAAATCGGTAATCAGTCTGATTTCAGCATCAGTATGCAACCCGATACCCGCGAGCTGAAAGAGGTAGTGGTTACGGCGTTCGGTATTGAGCGAAGCAAACAGGAAGTGAGTTATGCCGTACAGGAAGTAAAGGGTGAAGAGTTGGCGGAAACTTTGCGCCCCAACATAGTAAACAGCTTGCAAGGACGCATTGCAGGGGTAAACGTAGGCCTGACAGGCGGTACACCCGGGGCATCTTCGCAAATTGTGCTGCGCGGCGCTACCTCCATGGACGGCAATAACCAGCCGCTTTTTGTAATTGACGGCGTGCCGGTGGACAACAGCACCATGCGCGAAGGCTTCATCGTAGGCGATGCACCCAACCGAAATGCCGACTACACCAACCGCATTGCCGATTTAAACCCGAACGACATTGAAAGTGTAACGGTATTGAAAGGCCCTGCGGCAGCGGCACTCTACGGCGTTGATGCTGCGGGCGGCGCCATCATTATCACCACCAAAAAGGGCAAAAAAGGCTCTATGAAAATTGAGTACAGCGCCAACAGCCAATGGGAGCGCATCACTCGCTTCCCGCAATTGCAGGACGTGTACGGTTTCAGCCCGTTTGCTTCCGGTACGCTGACGGCCACCACCTCTACGGCCACTGCCCCGAACGTTATCATGGGCTTCTGGGGGGCTGAAATTCCTCCCGGTACACCGCGCTACGACAACCTGCGCAGCGTATTTAAGTGGGGTTTCAATCAGATGCACAGCATCAATATCAGCGGCGGCTCCGATTTGTTTACTTACAACGCATCGGGCAGCGTTTTCAATCAAAACGGTTCTATTCCTAACACCAAATTTGACCGCAATACTTTCCGCCTGAGTACAGGCGCTAAATTGAGCGAAAAACTGCGCCTGACTACTTCGGTGCAATACACCAACTCATTTGCCAAACGTCCGCCCGTTACCAAAGGAGCAGGCAGCGCCTATAATATCGCGCTTACATGGCCCAGTACCCGCGACATCCGCAACACTCGCGGTGAAGACGGCGCACTCACCGGCATTGCCGACATCAACAACGACGGGCAAGCGGATGACGTATTTGACAACCCTTTCTTCAACTTAGAACGCAACATTACCCAAGACAAAACCAATCGCGTATTGCTGAACGGCAGCCTCTCTTATGATGTACTGGATTGGCTCAACGTTACCGGCCGCTTAGGATATGACAACTACTACACCTACGGTATGACATTCTACGACCCTCAGTCGTGGGCACGTTTCCCGAACCGAAATATTGCCCGATTGGTAGGCGGTATTTTTTCGGAGTATGAAAACAAAAGCAGCTTGCTCAACTCTTTCCTGCTGATTAATGCCAAGAAAAAATTCGGCGATTTCAATACAGCCTTCACCTTGGGTAATTACACAGAAGACAAACTGTACCGTGTGGACTCACGCTACGGCGAAAACTTAGCTGACCCCGACCTTTTGAGTATCAGCTCAACGGCACTGGCCACCCGTGAGGTAATTGCCCGCGGTACGCAACGTCGTTTGGTGAGCGTGTTTGGCGAGTTGAAATTGGACTACAAAAACATGGTTTACCTGAGTGTAACAGGCCGCAACGACTGGAGCAGTACCATGCCGCGCGCTAACCGCAGCTTCTTCTATCCGTCCATCAGCGGCAATGCCGTTATTTCCGAAATCTTGGGATTGGAGCCCAGCGGCAAAGTATCGTTTGCCAAAGCGCGTATTTCTTATGCCGAAGTAGGTAAAGATGCGCCTCCGCATCAGGTTTTGCCTGCCTTGCAAGAATTTACGCGAACAGGTGGCGGCTATAACGTCGGTTTCTTCGGCCCCAACCCCGACCTTGTGCCAGAAAGAACCACCTCGTTTGAAACAGGTTTTGACGTGAAGTTTTTCAACAACCGCTTAGGCATAGACTTCACCTACTACCGCATGACGAGCCGCAATCAGATTGTACAACCGCGCCTGAGCTATGCCAGTGGCTACATCCTGCAAATCCTGAACTCCGGCGAAGTAGAAAACAGGGGCGTGGAAATAATGCTCAATGCCAATCCTGTGCGCACCAATGATTTCAGTTGGAACTTGATTGGCAACTTTGCCCTGAACCGCAACAAAGTATTAAGCCTACCAAACGGTTATACCGAATTTTACTTGTCCGATACATGGCTGGCAGGCGGTGCACGCGCAGGTTATGTGCCGGGAGAATCCATCATGACCATCACAGGCAATACCATGCGCCGCGATGCCAACGGCAACATCGTAATTGCCAACACAGGCACACTGGCAGGCTATCCGATTCGCGAAAATACTTATACCAAAATCGGCAATCGTCAGCCACTGTTTAACTTTGGTTTGACCAATAACTTGAAATACAAAAACTTCAGCCTTTCGTTCCTGTTCGATTTGCGATGGGGCGGCGATGTATTCAATGCTACCGACTGGGCACTGACCAACTTAGGTTTGAGCACCCGCACCCTGCAACGCGGCCAGCGTGTAGTATTCCAAGGCGTGCTGCCCGACGGAACGCCCAATACACGCGAGGTAGAATTGAACCGCGCCTATTTCAGCAGCTTGGGTACAGGCTCTACCGCCCCCGGCCTGATTGAGGAACTGTTCATTGAGAAGAACATCAAAGCCCTGCGCTTGCGCGATGTAACCTTTACTTATACCCTGCCCAACAATATTTTCACAGGTTCTAAGTTTGTGAAAAACCTGCAAGTAACGGCTACGGGCACCAACCTCTGGCTGCTAACCAACTATACCGGCGCTGACCCCGACGTGAACGGTCTGAATGCTTCTGCACGCGGCAGCGGTGCAATGGGCTTCGACTACTACTCTGTGCCTGCACCTGTTGCTTTTGCGCTTGGACTTCGTGCCGGCTTTTAA
- a CDS encoding cytochrome ubiquinol oxidase subunit I: METEILARIQFAFTVAYHYIYPPLSIGIGLLLVIFHASYLKTGDKAYENLTKFWLKIFALTFGYGVATGIIMEFEFGTNWAVYSRFVGDVFGSALAAEGLFAFGLESTFLGILLFGWNRVSPKMHFISAVGVLLGSMFSAIWIVVANSWQQTPAGFHIVGEGLNARAEITDFWAMVFNPSSVDRIIHVWQGAFLAGAFMVLSVHAYYIYKGKFVEISRKAFKIALVIAVVFSLAQLLSGHSSADGVAKNQPAKLAAMEGHYPANSPADLYLLGWVDNEKEQVAGIAVPGGLSFLIHQDFNAPVQGLWNFPKQDRPSQVNAVFQFYHIMVAIGMAMIALTLFALLMWFRGKLFDSKWLMIVFIFSVLLPQIANQAGWFTAEMGRQPWVVYGLLRTSDALSESVKANQVLFSLILFFVLYTLLFALFLYSLNKKITTAEDLQPTA; encoded by the coding sequence ATGGAAACCGAAATTTTGGCACGCATTCAATTTGCGTTCACGGTTGCTTATCATTACATCTATCCGCCGTTAAGCATCGGCATTGGTTTACTGCTGGTGATTTTTCATGCCTCTTACCTCAAAACGGGCGACAAAGCGTACGAAAACCTGACTAAGTTTTGGCTCAAAATCTTTGCGCTCACCTTCGGTTACGGTGTTGCCACGGGCATTATCATGGAGTTTGAGTTTGGCACGAATTGGGCTGTTTACTCGCGCTTTGTGGGCGATGTGTTCGGCAGCGCGCTGGCAGCCGAAGGGCTGTTTGCGTTCGGCTTGGAAAGCACGTTTTTGGGCATTTTGCTCTTCGGTTGGAACAGGGTTTCGCCTAAGATGCACTTTATTTCCGCCGTCGGGGTGCTGTTGGGGTCTATGTTCTCGGCTATTTGGATTGTGGTTGCCAACAGTTGGCAACAAACCCCCGCAGGCTTTCACATTGTAGGCGAAGGGCTCAACGCCAGAGCCGAAATTACCGACTTTTGGGCAATGGTGTTCAATCCTTCAAGTGTGGACAGGATTATCCACGTGTGGCAGGGCGCATTTTTGGCAGGCGCTTTCATGGTATTGAGTGTTCATGCTTATTACATCTACAAAGGCAAGTTTGTAGAAATTTCCCGCAAAGCCTTCAAAATTGCTTTGGTAATTGCCGTCGTTTTTTCTTTGGCGCAGCTGCTTTCGGGGCACAGTTCAGCCGACGGCGTGGCTAAAAATCAACCCGCCAAATTAGCCGCCATGGAAGGGCATTACCCCGCCAATTCGCCCGCCGACTTGTACCTGCTCGGTTGGGTGGACAACGAAAAAGAACAGGTAGCGGGCATAGCCGTTCCCGGCGGGCTGTCGTTTTTGATACACCAAGATTTCAACGCCCCCGTGCAAGGGCTGTGGAACTTCCCCAAGCAAGACCGCCCCTCGCAAGTAAATGCCGTGTTTCAGTTTTACCACATCATGGTTGCCATCGGCATGGCGATGATAGCCCTGACGCTCTTTGCCCTGCTGATGTGGTTCAGGGGCAAGCTGTTTGACAGCAAGTGGCTGATGATTGTGTTTATTTTCTCGGTGCTTCTGCCGCAAATTGCCAATCAGGCGGGCTGGTTCACTGCCGAAATGGGCAGGCAACCGTGGGTAGTTTACGGGCTGTTGCGCACAAGCGATGCCCTCTCGGAAAGCGTGAAAGCAAATCAGGTGTTGTTTTCCTTGATTCTGTTTTTTGTGCTCTACACCCTGTTGTTTGCCTTGTTTTTGTACTCGCTTAATAAAAAAATCACGACTGCCGAAGATTTGCAACCGACCGCGTAA
- the cydB gene encoding cytochrome d ubiquinol oxidase subunit II — MEYFLGIDYPTLWFLIVGALLSAYGILEGFDLGSGSLHIFLRQDQSRRININAIAPIWDANQVFLIIGGGALFAGFPVMYAALMSSMYIPFMVFLFFLVLRAMAIKYRSAEDKAWWRTAWDWIYFVSNVSISFLLGVVVGNVLQGLAIDKDLEYKGGVFFGFFSFYSVLVGLTSVSLFMMQGAAFLLLKTQDKLYARLTMILRNAVVFFLVSFSFTSLYTLVFIEGVVENFREEPEYFIVPVFTFLAVANIPRLIRQKKYELVFVFSSLTTAFLMMLVALQLYPVLLPSTIDSKFNITIYNAASSMKSLEIMLLFAAVGTPLIGLYMWNLYKTFRGKVELDDFSY; from the coding sequence ATGGAATACTTTCTGGGGATAGATTACCCGACGCTTTGGTTCCTCATTGTCGGGGCTTTGCTTTCGGCTTACGGCATTTTGGAAGGTTTTGATTTGGGGTCGGGTTCGCTGCATATTTTCCTACGGCAAGACCAAAGCCGCCGCATCAACATTAACGCCATTGCCCCCATTTGGGATGCCAATCAGGTGTTTCTCATCATTGGCGGGGGAGCTTTGTTTGCAGGTTTTCCGGTGATGTACGCTGCGCTGATGTCAAGCATGTACATTCCGTTTATGGTGTTCCTGTTTTTCTTGGTTCTGCGCGCAATGGCTATCAAATACCGCAGCGCCGAAGACAAAGCATGGTGGCGAACCGCTTGGGACTGGATTTACTTTGTTTCCAATGTTTCCATTTCTTTCCTGCTCGGCGTAGTAGTGGGCAACGTGCTGCAAGGTTTGGCAATAGACAAAGACTTGGAATACAAGGGTGGTGTTTTCTTCGGATTTTTCAGTTTCTACTCTGTACTTGTCGGGCTGACATCCGTGAGTTTGTTCATGATGCAGGGTGCGGCATTTTTGCTGCTCAAAACACAAGACAAGCTCTATGCCCGCCTAACCATGATTCTGCGCAATGCAGTTGTATTTTTCTTGGTGAGTTTTAGCTTTACATCACTCTACACCTTGGTTTTTATTGAAGGCGTTGTTGAAAATTTCAGGGAAGAACCCGAATATTTCATCGTTCCTGTGTTTACTTTTTTGGCCGTAGCCAATATTCCGCGCTTAATCAGGCAAAAAAAGTATGAGTTGGTGTTTGTATTCTCTTCACTAACCACCGCATTTTTGATGATGTTGGTTGCGTTGCAACTCTATCCGGTATTGCTGCCTTCTACCATAGACAGCAAATTCAATATTACGATTTACAACGCGGCTTCTTCCATGAAATCTTTGGAGATAATGCTCTTGTTTGCCGCCGTTGGCACGCCTTTGATTGGGCTTTACATGTGGAATTTGTACAAAACTTTCAGAGGCAAAGTAGAATTAGACGATTTCAGTTATTGA